The DNA region CTATATAACCGCGGTCCTATAAAAGCAAACAAAAACACTGAAATCTTTGGCGCCTATGAGAGCATGGCAATGCTGGTGCAGTCCATTTGGTGTCGTAACTCACCTTCACTTTCATCCGCAGGCAGCTTCGCAATCactccactctctctcttctgtccGAGATGCCTCAAACACTCCGAGACGTACAATTTCCACGCTTCTTTCACTCACTCGAATCGTACCAAGAACGCGAAagatttcaaatttacagcacccAGTGACGAAAACACTTCAATTCCGAACTACCTAATTGCTCAAACCACCGGAGAGGAACTTTCCGGCGaatcatacaacaatttgataAGTGGGTTCTGCAGAGCAGGGCATATCGACCAGGCAATGGCTGTTCTTGCAGAAATGGAAGCTCTCGGCGTCCGACCCAATTCGATGTCTTACGCTCATTTGATTGAGGGCCTCGGGAGCAATGGCAGGACTTTGGAGGCCGATGTGTTGCTTCAGGAAATGATATGTTCTGGGTTGAGGCCAAGAATCAGGGTTTACAATGTTATGCTCAGAGGGTGTTTGAAGAAAGGCCTCTTAGAACTTGCAACTAGAGTTTTGGCAGTAATGGGCGATTTGGTTGCGGAGAAAAATGAAGAGACGTATGAGATTCTTCTTGATTACTATGTCAGTGCCGGGAGGTTGGAAGATACTTGGTCAACGATTAATGAGATGAAGCGGAAGCGGTTTCGGTTGAGCTCGTTTGTGTATAGCAAGGTTATAGGACTTTACAGGGACAATGGGATGTGGAAGAAGGCAATGGACATTGTGGGAGAGATAAGGGAGATGGGGATGGCATTGGATAAACAGATTTTCAACAGCATTATTGATACGTTTGGGAAATATGGTGAATTGGACGAAGCTTTGGAAGTATTTGATAAGATGAAACAAGAAGGTGTGAAGCCTGATATAACGACATTTAATTCATTGATAAGGTGGCATTGTAAGGCAGGGAATATAAGCAAGGCACTTGAGTTGTTTACAGAGATGCAGGAACAGGGGTTGTATCCTGATCCAAAGATCTTTGTCACCGTTATCAGCCGATTGGGGGAGCAGGGGAAGTGGGATGTGATCCAGAAGACTTTTGAGAATATGAAACGCCGAGGGCATAAGAAAAGTGGGATAATTTATGCTGTTTTGGTTGATATTTATGGGCAGTATGGAAAATTTCAGGATGCTGAAGAGTGTATATCTGCCCTAAAAGCTGAAGGTCTTATTCCTTCAGCtagcatgttttgtgtcttagcAAATGCCTACGCTCAGCAGGTTTTCCGATTCTCTTACATTGTTTTCATTGAATTTCATTATATCTCGAAACATATCCATATCTTGTGCATATCACAATGTCTTTATTCTTTTTAATGCAGGGATTATGTCATCAGACAGTTAAGGTACTCCAGCTTATGGAAGCTGAGGGAATCGAACCAAACGTCATAATGCTGAATGTGCTGATCAATGCATTCGGTGTTGCTGGTAGATATTTAGAGGCGTTATCCATTTATCACTATATAAAAGAAAGTGTAAGTCTTGTTTTTGCCTAAATTTTCTCTAGTTGCGATGTCAAATATCTTGaattttttcaaccaattcAGTTTTCGTGATACTTTTCAGCTAAGTTTCTAATGGTgctgcttttgttttctttgaagGGTTTTAGCCCTGATGTGGTTACTTATACTACACTTATGAAGGCGTTTAGTCGGGCAAGGAAGTTTGATAAGGTGCTATATATTGAACTTTTAAATTCTCTAGTCTCCACTCCAACTCTCATCTCAAGAGAGAGTAGGAAGcttgttttcttttctaaatctcTCAAATTGCAAGCGGTTTCTTGATCAGGTCCTGGAGATATACAAGGAAATGGAACGCGCCGGATGCACTCCGGATAGAAAGGCTAGACAGGTGTTACAAGTTGCTTTAATGGTCCTTCAACAGAGGTATTGTGAGTAATAGTGAATGGATTGGTTTGTGATGCAATGTGATAGGGCAGTCCGGTATGGACACGGCCTATGATCCTTTCAGCAGTCCAACTAGGGTGAGCCTTTTTATCTTCTCTTTCGTTTCTTTTCTTGTTCACTTTACGTTTCAGACTCCTAGACTCCTACTCGTATGGGTTTCTACCAGATTGACCTTGATTTTGGTTTATCAAATGCTTCCTCAGGCCATACGGGATGATGGTAGTGTAAACACTTGAAGCCAGATGGGGTGTTGATTTTGCCACATTATACCACACAACTGATAATCGCAACGGGCTGCGAGAGCACATATGTTGTACAGATGATGAAACATGCTTCAGGTTTAGCCGTTGGAAACGTGGACAACACCGGGTACGTGCAACACGAAAGCACTCGCTTCGGACTTGAGAGGACGAGTCGATTTGATGAGCTACCAACTTGGTTCCTGTGCAGCCATTGGTTTGGAAGAATTGGGCTTTCGAAGTGCTGCAACTCAAAACAGTATTCCGTTCCGTACATGGAATGAATTGGAAAAGTTGGCGTTTCGAAGTGCCAGTTTTCGGTCCTCCCGCGATTTCGGCAATGAGATATATAGCTTTACCGACATTATATTGTCACCCTGAGTCCTGACGATTATTATCTCCACCACACCCATGTAATCATTGTTTGTTTCAAGTTTTGAATACCTCTTGGCACGCACTTACAGCTCttgtatataattttaatatttattaaagTATTTATTATCTGTGAGCAATATGGAAAGTTGCTTTGGAGATTGGAGATACATTGAAATGAACATTTTGCGTttcttgtttatttgtttttttagggACAATGAGTGGTAAGTCACGGTTATCCACTCATTCTGAGGATTGAGTAGACCCCAGAgcctaaaattatttttttagaaattaGTATGAAATAGGACACTAATCATATATAAACGTGTTCTTACATATAAGAAAGAACACGTTCATTAATATAGCTGAAACTTTACGTTCTAACCGGTAAAGCAATTTTGTCATGATGAAGGAAATTGAGTTTTGCCAAATTTCACGTGGCACTAACTGATTGGCATCTTAACCATTGATTCACAAGGCATATCCCTCTATTCACGGAAAAGATACCGTAGAAAATTAGAAATACACAGCCATTGGCATAGGGTAGGTAACCATTAAGTTGCATATAATATGTAACACAGTCAACTCCAGCTCTGCTACCAACCGGTATTTGCACACAGAATACTACTACTTTTAGCACTACAGCACATATATAGGCAGCCTCCGCTGCAGCACGCCTATACATTATTTATCTATAATATATATAGTTCATATGTTGCCTCGGAGTTAGGGAAGGTGAGGCTTCTCCAAGTCCTCGATGCTGGTAGGACGAAACCACGCCTCCTGCTCCATCACCGAGGATCCCTCCCCACCATCGCCCGTGGAGGAGCCGTCCTCCCTGCCTGCGGAAGATGTGTGTTCAGCTTCAGGCCCGAACACCCCCGTGTGGGGATGTGGAGCCCAGTACTTGTCCGGTTGGGGTGGGATCACATCATCTGGAACAAAGCTGGGTCGAGTTTGTTCCTCCGGGTTCTTGTCATAAGTCGAGGTGTGAGCAGCCCTCCTGAATATCAATACGatcaattatatatacatacaagAGGGTATTTAAATTTAGTTAGGCCAAACTTAATTGAGATGGTAGTTGAGTCCGCCTAGCGGCTAATATTTCTacgaaaaatgaaaactaaaagtaaaagcaCTTATTTCCCGCTCTTCCTAAAAATGTCTTAAGATACTAATTCTTCCCAATAGTAAACAAAAGGCAACTTAAGAAAGGATGAAGGAAGCAATTAGGAATATGCAGCTTAAGCATGAGGACAACTTTACCACAAATAGTGCAGCTTAAGCTAGCCATGTTTAAAAGATGGGGACAGACAACACATTCCCATCAAGCATGGGAACAAACTATACCGCAAATGCCCTATCTAGCTAGTTATTTTCAACTTTTGTACTCTTTACCTGCTTTCCAAACAAGTTGGGCATCGGTTTTATCTTAATTAGATTCCCTAATGGCCAAAGCATAAAAGGATTTGTTTAAGGGTAGGTATCGATGCCAACCATGTGACTTTACACCAGATAGTGTCACCCAACATGTTATCTAATAGTAGATAATTACTAGACTGACCCAACGATTTTTATATTCCAAAACTAATACTGTATGGTATGGCATTTCTCACACAGAACTTCGCCGGCCTATTGTCCTGAAGCAGGCAAGTGTGTATACGGTCATTCATCCGAATTAAGTAATACGactaattataaataaaatatctGACCAAAGAAATAAAGAATCTTCAGTCAAAGTAAGCGGATTACTAGTATTAATGTTAATAGGCGACAAGTATGGTACTGTGGACGGTGGAGTCTCACAGTTCCGTTATTGTTATACCAAAAACACTCGGTCCAAAACATGTATGTATCTATGAACATGAgtagaaaacaaaagataattcaaacccagaaacaaaaacaaaaacagatta from Malus domestica chromosome 01, GDT2T_hap1 includes:
- the LOC114825916 gene encoding putative pentatricopeptide repeat-containing protein At5g36300, with translation MAMLVQSIWCRNSPSLSSAGSFAITPLSLFCPRCLKHSETYNFHASFTHSNRTKNAKDFKFTAPSDENTSIPNYLIAQTTGEELSGESYNNLISGFCRAGHIDQAMAVLAEMEALGVRPNSMSYAHLIEGLGSNGRTLEADVLLQEMICSGLRPRIRVYNVMLRGCLKKGLLELATRVLAVMGDLVAEKNEETYEILLDYYVSAGRLEDTWSTINEMKRKRFRLSSFVYSKVIGLYRDNGMWKKAMDIVGEIREMGMALDKQIFNSIIDTFGKYGELDEALEVFDKMKQEGVKPDITTFNSLIRWHCKAGNISKALELFTEMQEQGLYPDPKIFVTVISRLGEQGKWDVIQKTFENMKRRGHKKSGIIYAVLVDIYGQYGKFQDAEECISALKAEGLIPSASMFCVLANAYAQQGLCHQTVKVLQLMEAEGIEPNVIMLNVLINAFGVAGRYLEALSIYHYIKESGFSPDVVTYTTLMKAFSRARKFDKVLEIYKEMERAGCTPDRKARQVLQVALMVLQQRYCE
- the LOC114825928 gene encoding late embryogenesis abundant protein At5g17165-like; translation: MAANSSSRGIASLGKRLINEIRARDSAQLSALTLRRAAHTSTYDKNPEEQTRPSFVPDDVIPPQPDKYWAPHPHTGVFGPEAEHTSSAGREDGSSTGDGGEGSSVMEQEAWFRPTSIEDLEKPHLP